The Devosia sp. 1566 sequence CAAACGCATCTCGCTTTACCGCGCTCATGGTCACTACCCCCCGTAACTCAGAAAGAGCAGTCAGTCGCCTTCCCGAGCCACACCGGCAGTTGGAGCGCCAAGCATCAGACTGTCGGCTATAGGTACTCGAGTCGCTCAAAGCCGTCATTCTGCAAACGGCCCCAAGTGCCACTCGAAACGGGGCTGCCTGACAGACCGTCTAGCTTTTGTCCTCCTTTCGCTTGTTGTCAGCTCTAGCCGCGGACTCTGTGAGAGGTTCGAGCCGCATCAAGGCGGCGAACTCCTCATGCGTTAGAAAACCTAGCGCGACCGCCGTCGCCTCGACTGAGTGTCCGCTCCCCTGGGCCGCCTTCGCAACGGCGACCGCGTTCTCGTAGCCGATACGAGGCACTAAGGCTGTTACAGCAACGAGGCTGTTGCTCAAAAGACTCGCAATTCGCGTCTCGTCGGCAACGATCCCTGTCACGCATCGCTGTGTCAGCACCGTCATGGCGGCTTCCAGCATACGGATCGACTGGAGGATGTTGAAGATGACAACCGGCTCCATCACGTTGAGCTGAAGCTGCCCTGCTTCAGCGGCGAGGGTCACCGTCAGGTCGTTTCCGATCACCTGGTAGGCTGTCTGGTTCACGACCTCGGGGATCACTGGATTGACTTTGCCCGGCATGATGGATGATCCGGCCTGCACTGCCGGCAGGATGATCTCGCCGATCCCGGCCCGCGGTCCGCTGCCGAGCAGCCGCAGGTCGTTGCAGATCTTCGAGAGCTTCACCGCAATGCGCTTCAGCACCCCCGAGAAGGTCACGAAAGCACCGAGGTCCGAAGAGGCCTCTACCAAGTCGGTTGCCGGGATCAGTGAATAGCCCCTAGATTTGTAGACGTCTTCTTCCCTAATTTTGAGGCAAGGAGGCCTGCATGGGCAAAAGCAATTTCACTGACGAGTTCAGGCGCGATGCGGTGCGTCAGATCACCGAGCGGGGCTATCCGGTTTCGGAGGGTTCGCAGCGCCTAGGGGTGAGTGCCCACTCGCTTTATGAGTGGCGCAAGAAGTATGCCGGGGCGATCGACAAGGGCGATGAACAGTCCGAAGAGATCCGACGGCTCAAGCGCGAACTGGTGCGGGTCACCGAGGAGCGCGACATCCTAAAAAAAGCGGCCGCGTACTTCGCCAGGGATGCAAAGTGAGGTACGCGTTCATTGCCGAGCATCGCCAGCAGTTCTCGGTGCGCACCATGTGTCGGTGCCTGCGCATCCACCCCAGCGGCTTTTATGCGTGGATCAAAACGCCATTGAGCAAACGGGCCCAGGAAGACATCCGTCAGACCCGGCTGATCGAGGACGCCTGGAGCCAGAGCGGCAAAGTCTATGGCTACCGCAAGCTGCATGACGACCTGCTTGATCAGGGCGAGACCAGTTGTGCCAACCGCATCGCCCGGCTGGCCAGACTGGCCGGGGTCAAGGCCCAGATCGGTTATCGGCGCCGACCTGGCACCTATGGCGGCAAACCATCGGTGGTGATCGACAACACCCTAAACCGGCAGTTCGACGTCGCTGCACCGATACCGCCTGGGTGCCGACATCACCTATATCAGGACCCTGGAGGGCTTTGCCTATCCGGCCGTGGTCATCGATCTGTTCTCGCGCCGCGTCATCGGCTGGTCATTGCAAAGCCGGCAGACCAGCGAGGTTGTCCTGCAGGCTCTTCACATGGCGCTCTGGCGCCGCAAGCCACAGAACCCGGTGTTGATTCATTCCGACCAGGGTGCCCAGTTCACCAGCATGGACTGGGCCAGCTTCCTGCGGCACCACAATCTGGTTCACTCAATGAGCCGGCGCGGAAACCGCCACGACAATGCTGTGGCTGAGAGCTTCTTCAATCTGCTCAAACGCGAGAGGATCAGGCGCCGGACCTATCGAACGCGGGACGAAGCCCGCCAGGATGTGTTCGATTACATCGAGATGTTCTACAATCCGACCCGTAAGCATGTCCGCAACGGCTGCTATCGCCCGTCGAGTTCGAGAAGCCGCACCGAACCTAACTCCGAAGGTGTCTACAGAACACGGGGCTATTCACCTTGCTGGTGACCGATGTGGGACTGCCCGGAGGCATGAACGGGCGCCAGGTCGCGGATGCTGCGCGACGTACCCGGCCCGATCTGGAGTTGCTCTTCATCACCGGCTATGCCGAGAATGCGGTACTGAACCATGGTCACTTGGACCATGGTATGCATGTGATGACCAAGCCTTTCGCCGTGGAAGACTTCGCTCGAAGGATAAAGGCGCTGATCGCGTAAAGCTACGACTTGACGGCTATGCCTGTTCAAACTCGCTTCCGGCATGTAGGGAGCCAATTGGAGAAACAATGACCTCAGCCACGCAAAAACCGAACCCAACCCTTTGGCAACCCAAAAACTTGGCCCGTGCCGTTGAAGCAGCGGGATTGGGGCTATGGTCATGGAACGTCGACACCGACGCCCTGACGATGGACGACGTAGCCTATGATCTTTGGGGATTGGAGCGGGGTCTGGAAGTCAACTTCGAAGATCTTTCCGCTCATATCCACCCCGCCGACCGGGACCGGGTCCGAGCTGCCTTCCAGGCGACAAGGGCTTTGCTGGGAGCCTACGACATCGACTTCCGCATCATGGCCAGGGACGAGGTCCGGTGGATTTCGGCACGCGGTCAGGGAGACGATCATGGTATTGTCGAGCGGGTTATGTTTGGCATTTTCGTGGACGCAACTGGCCGCAAGCAGGCGGAAGAAAGCCGTGAGCTTCTCGCTGGGGAAATGAGCCACCGCGTTAAAAACCTGCTCGCCATCGCCACCGGTCTCACCGCCATAACGTCGCGTTCCACCTCGACGGTGAACGACATGGCCCGGGAACTGACACAACGGCTGACTGCATTGGGCCGTGCTCATGACCTTGTGCGGCCTGTTCCGGGACAGAGCGGAGCGGCAGCGGCGCTGCTTGGTGACCTGCTGACGGTGCTGCTTGCCCCATACGATGACTTGGGTGCTTTCAGTGGGCGCATTCGGGTTTCAGTGCCACGGATGAGCGTAGGAGAGACTTCAACCAGCACCCTTGCGCTCATCGTGCATGAGCTCGCGACCAATTCCCTTAAATATGGGGCTCTGTCGGTGGATACCGGCACGCTCGACGTGTCGTGCTCGGCTCAAGACGAAGCCGTCACCATAGTCTGGACGGAAAGAGGCGGCCCGCCCGTTCAGCGGCCTACAGGTAACCCCGGCTATGGCAGCAAGCTGGTGGAACGCAGCGTCACGGGAGCTCTTCGGGGTTCGATCTCCTACGATTGGGATAAAGCCGGGGCGGTCATTACCCTCAAGCTCCACCCTGATCGCCTCGCACAATGAGCTCACATGGAGGGCTTGCGGAAGCAGACCCTCAGGCAGCGCGGGATGACGACGATCAATCTGGCGACCGATGCCTGGGCAACTCCGCTGAGTATTGGTTTGGGTGTGCGACAGACAAACTATTGTTAAGCAGAATACGGGCCCGTAC is a genomic window containing:
- a CDS encoding sensor histidine kinase; the encoded protein is MTSATQKPNPTLWQPKNLARAVEAAGLGLWSWNVDTDALTMDDVAYDLWGLERGLEVNFEDLSAHIHPADRDRVRAAFQATRALLGAYDIDFRIMARDEVRWISARGQGDDHGIVERVMFGIFVDATGRKQAEESRELLAGEMSHRVKNLLAIATGLTAITSRSTSTVNDMARELTQRLTALGRAHDLVRPVPGQSGAAAALLGDLLTVLLAPYDDLGAFSGRIRVSVPRMSVGETSTSTLALIVHELATNSLKYGALSVDTGTLDVSCSAQDEAVTIVWTERGGPPVQRPTGNPGYGSKLVERSVTGALRGSISYDWDKAGAVITLKLHPDRLAQ